The Clostridia bacterium DNA segment CGCCGTGATATACGCCCACCAATCCGAGATCAGGATGCTCGCAACGATAATGATGAGCGGATACAGGAAGTTGAACGAGGTATCGATACCGCCAGTGACGTAGATGATGACCGTGGCGAATGCGAGATCCGTCAGTATCTGCGACCGCGATTGCATGCCCACTTCGCGCCGCGCATTCAGGACGAGCACATGGAGGATCGAGACGCCATACCAGAGCAGGATCGCCGTCATGTAAAGACGGCGATTCACGTTCGTTGGAGTTAGCGTGGTGATCGCCAACTCGATTGCGAGCAGGAACGTGATGATGAGGATGCGCACTTTGACAAGCCATGCCAGCCAGGTGCGCTCGTTAAAGCCTCTAACCATGGAATCCAGTCGTAAGCCGACGAACGGCCGGCTGTCCGAAAAAGCCGTCACGCTACCTCGTGGGCCAGGGCTGCGTCGAGTTCAGCAGCGGTTTTAACCCGAAAGTTTGCCAATCATCGAGAACAGCGGCATGTAAAGCGAGATCACGATGCCTCCAACAGAGACACCGAGGAAGCCGATCATGACAGGCTCAAGCAACGTCAGCATATCCTTCGTTGCGGCATCCGTGTCATCCTCGTAGAAGTCGGCGATCTTCTGCAACATGGCGTCCATCGCGCCGGTTGCTTCGCCGACTCCGATCATCTGCGTGACCATGTTCGGAAATACGCCGCTCTCCTTGAGCGGATCGATGATTGTGCGGCCTTCTTCAATTGCTTTGCGCACCTTTAGCAGTGCTTGTTCCACAACGGCATTTCCCGACGTGCGCGCCGTGATCGACAAACCTTCGAGAATCGGCACGCCCGAGGTGATGAGGGTGCCCAGTGTTCGAGTGAATCGCGCGACGGCGATCTTGCGCAGCAACATGCCGAAGACAGGCAGGTTCAGCATCACCCTGTCAAAGGCTAGCCGGCCTTGAGGGCTCTTCCTGACCTGCTTGAGAGCAAACACAACCGCGAACAAAGCGCCGAAGATCACCCACCAGAAGTTTGCGACGAAGTTGCTGAGCCCGATCACAATCCTCGTAGCCAGCGGCAGATCAACACCGAGTCCAATGAACAGGTTCACGAAAATCGGCACAACAAACTTGAGTAGCGCGCCGACGACCAGCACGGCGATTGAGACCACCGACACTGGATAAATAAGCGCAGACTT contains these protein-coding regions:
- a CDS encoding type II secretion system F family protein, encoding MPVFTYTGTNATGEKISGERVSVNKQVLAAQLRQERVNATKIKEKGKEFALPTFGSGKVKTKETAIFFRQFSVMIDAGLPLVQCLEILASNQENPAFQKCLTGVRVSVEGGSTLANAMRGYPKIFDDLTTNMIEAGETGGILDLILQRLSAYVEKAVKMKAAVKSALIYPVSVVSIAVLVVGALLKFVVPIFVNLFIGLGVDLPLATRIVIGLSNFVANFWWVIFGALFAVVFALKQVRKSPQGRLAFDRVMLNLPVFGMLLRKIAVARFTRTLGTLITSGVPILEGLSITARTSGNAVVEQALLKVRKAIEEGRTIIDPLKESGVFPNMVTQMIGVGEATGAMDAMLQKIADFYEDDTDAATKDMLTLLEPVMIGFLGVSVGGIVISLYMPLFSMIGKLSG